CGACCACCGGCGGCCTCACCACCGCCCTCGACACCCTCGCCTTCACCGGCGACAACTCCTCGCACGGCTACGAGATCATCTCCGGCAGATGGTTCACCGGGCCCGGCGAGATCGTCGTGGCCAAGCCGTTCCTGACCGCCACCCACGCCCAGGTCGGTGACACCATCGCGGTGACCAGCCACGGCGCGCAGATCACCGTCCGGATCGTCGGCGAGGTCTTCAACATCCAGAGCAGGGGAATGCAGATCCTCACCGCCGCCGCGACGCTCGCGGCCGCCGAACCGGACCTGCGGGCCCAGACCTACGACATCGTCCTTGCGCCCGGCACCGACCCGGACGCCTACGTCAAGACGCTGAACACCGCGCTGGCCTCGGCGGGGGCCACCGCACGGATAGCCGAGGACGAAACCCAGGAGGCCGTGATCATCATCAACGCACTGGCCACCCTCCTGACGCTGATGCTCGTCGCCGTCGCCGCGCTGGGCGTACTCAACATGGTCGTCCTGGAGACCCGCGAACGCGTGCACGACCTCGGCGTACACAAGGCCCTGGGGATGACCCCACGGCAGACCATCACGATGGTCATCGCATCGGTCGTCGTGACGGGGCTGATCGGTGGCGCCATCGGCACGCCCATCGGCGTACTGATGCAGCGGGTGATCCTCGGCGAGATGGGCCGGATCACCGGCTTCGACCTGCCCGCCTCGGTCACCGACGTCTACCACCCCGCCGAACTGGCGCTGTTCGGCCTATGCGGCGTCCTCATCGCCGTCCTCGGCGCGCTGCTGCCCGCCGGCTGGGCCGCCCGCACCCGCACGGCCACCGCGCTACGCACCGAATAGGACGGCGGCGGACCGTCGCCATGCCGGGGTGCCGTCCACGACGCTCGTGGACGGCACCCCGGCGACCCCGCCACCGCCGGGAACGCGGGCGCTCAACCCAGCCGGGCCAGATCCTGCGACAGCACCTCGTGCCGCAGCGGTTCGCCGGCCAGGAACCGCCGCAGCTCCGCGAGGACGATCTCGCCGGCCCGGCGGCGCGATCCGACCGTCCCGGCGGCCTCGTGCGGGGTCAGCAGGACGTTCGGCAACCGGCGCAGCGGATGGTCGACGGGCAGCGGCTCCTCGTCGAAGACATCCAGCGCGGCGTCGATCCGTCCCGAACGCAACGCGGCCAACAGCGCGTCGCCGGCCACCAGCGCCGACCGGGCGGTGTTGACCAGCAGACCGCCGTCGGGCATCAGCGCGAGCTCCCGGGCGCCGATCATGCCGGTGGTGCCCGGCAGCACCGGCGCGTGCAGGGACACCACGGTCGAGCCGGCGAGCAGTTCGTCGAGGCTCACCCGGCGGACACCGAGGGCGTCGGCGTCCGCGCCGGTCAGGAACGGGTCGCAGACGACCACGTGCCCGCCCAACGCCCGGACCAGTCCGACGTACGCCCGTCCGGTGCGCGACGCGCCCACCACCCCGACCACGCTGCCGCGCAACTCCCGCCGGGGCGGCGCGGCCTTCGCGGTCGCCCACTCGACGCCGGTACGCAGGGCGTGGTCGAACCGGTGCACCCGATGCAGCAGGGCCAGGGTCAGCCCGAGCGCCTGCTCCCCCACCGCGTACGCCATCGCGTCGCCGGCCTGCGTCACCCGTACCCGCCGGGCGAAGGAGGCCGGTGTGGCGTACGGCCGGACGGAGGCGCCCGTGTGGGCGAGCAGCCGGAGCCGGGGCGCGGCGGCGAGCACCGGCGCCGACAGCGGCGCGCAGCCCCACGAGGTGACCACGATCGCGGCGTCCCGGAGCAGGGTCGCCAGGACGGTCGGGTCGGCGAGATCGGCTCTGTCCGGCGGCAGGCGGAGCGGGCCGAGGGAGGTCAGCTCCTTCCAGAGGGTTCCAGGGAAGAACAGCGACCGCAGTGCCGGCGGCGCGGCCACGGCGATCGTGCGCGCCGCGCCGGCCGCTGGTCCGCCGTGATCCGACTGCCCCGCGTTGGCCTGGCTCACCCCTTGATTCCCGAGCTGGCGACCCCCTCGGTGAAGTACCGCTGGCCGACCAGGTACGCCATGAAGATCGGCACGAACGCGATGACCGAGCCGGCGAGGAGCATGTTGAGCGGCACGTTCTCCTGTTGCAGCGAGGCGATTCCGGTGGTCAGGGTACGCATGTCGGTGCTCTGCCCGACGATGAGCGGCCACAGGAAGTCGTTCCAGTGCCACAGGAACACGAAGACCCCGAGGGTGGCGAGGATCGGCTTGATCAGTGGCAGCACGATCGACACGTACACCCGCCACTCCGAGCAGCCGTCGAGCCGGGCCGCCTCGAACAGCGAGTCGGGCAGCGACGCGATGAACTGCCGCATCAGGAACACCGCCTGCGCGTTGGCCAGGGTCGGCAGGATCAGGCCCCAGTAGGTGTCGACGCCGCCCAGCTCGGAGATGATGATGAACGTCGGGATCATCGTGACGTGGTACGGCACCATCAGCATCGCGAGGAACGACCAGAACATCGTCTCCTTGCCCGGGAAGCGCTTCTTGGCGAACGCGTACCCGGCCAGCGACGACAGCAGCAGCACCCCGACCACGGAGACCACCGAGTAGACCAGGGTGTTCCACACCCAGCGCAGCACGCTCTTGGCGCCGAACACCGCGTCGTACGCCTCGGCGGAGAACGGCCACGGCAGCAGGCTGTCGGGGAAGGTGACCGGTCCGGTCGGCTTGAACGACAGCACGACCATCGCGTAGAAGGGGAAGAGCGTGATCGCCGCCCCGATCACCAGCAGCACTGCCCGGATCAGCTGCCAGGACCGGCTGGCCCGGTGGGGCCGGTAGGGCCGCCGGCGGTGTTCCGGCGGAAGCGGCGGGGTGGGCGCGGCGGCCGGCGGCACCAGGGTTTCGGTCACTTTTCCCTCCCCAGGGTCAGGCGCTGGATCAGCGCCACGACCACGGTCATCACGAACAACGCGACTCCGATCGCGCTGGCGTAGCCGAGGTCGAAGTACCGGAAGCCCTGGTCGTAGAGCATGTAGACGAGGGTGTAGCTGGCGCGTACCGGGCCGCCGCCGGTCATCACGTAGACCGTGTCGAAGACCTGGAACGAGACTGTCGTCTCGATGATGGCCACGAAGAACAGCGCGGGTCGCAACTGCGGCAGGGTCACGTACCGGAACCGCTGCCAGGCGGACGCACCGTCGGTACGCGCCGCCTCCTCCAGTTCGGCCGGGATCTCCTGGAGCCGGGCGAGCAGGATCAGCATCCCGTACCCGAACCGGGACCACACCGAGACGAACACGAGCGCCGGGATCACCAGGACGCTGTCGGCCAGCCACGACCCCGCCGGCAGACCGAGGCCGGCCATCAGGCTCGACCACGGTCCGCCCTCGGCGAACACCCAGGTGAAGACCACTCCGGCCAGGACGAGGCTGGTCACGACCGGCAGGAAGAAGATCGACCGGAAGATCTTCGCGCCGCGGAACGCGCGCCGGGTCAGCAGCGCCATGCCCAGCGAGGCGAGCATCGACAGCGGTACGGAGAGCAGGGTGAAGACCACCGTCACCCGTACCGCCGACCAGAAGGTCGGATCGTCCACGAGCCGGCGGAAGTTCTCCAGCCCGACCCAGCCGGTGTCCCCGCCGATGGTGTAGTCGGTGAAGCCGAGCACCACCCCGGCGATCGCGGGCCCGAACCGGAACACGACGAAGAGCGCCAGGCACGGCAGGATGAAGAGCAGCGCCGTTCCCGCCTCCCGCGCCGAGGGACGGCGCAGGCGACGAGCACGACGGCCGGGCAGCACGACCATCTCCATCACCTTTCCTCGCGGTTCGGGGTCGGACCGTCCTTAGGAGGACTAGCCGAGCAGCGGGTCGGCCGCCTTGGCCGCGTCGCTCAGCGCCTGGTCCACCGACTTCTTGCCGAGCAGGGCCGCCTGGATCTCCGGAGCGAGTACGCCCATCACGTCCCGGGCCTTCTCGTGCAGCGGCCCGACGGTGGTCATGCCGACGTACTTCTCCTGCTCGCCGAGGACGGGGTCCCCGGCGTACAGCGTGCCGGCGGACTTCTTCGCGGCGAAGAAGCCTGAGCTGGTGTCGTACTTCTTGGCGACGTCGGCGGCGGAGACGAACGCGATCCACTTGCCCGCGGCCTCCTTGTCCGCGGCGTTCCTCAGCATGGCGAGCGAGCCGACGGTGCCGTACCCGATCTGCCTGGCCTCGGTCATCGGCGGCAGGACCTTGATGTTCTCCTTGCCCCAGAAGCTCTCCACCTGCTGCGGCTCCATGTGCCAGACGCAGGCCACCTTGTTCTGGGCGATCCGGGTCTGCTCGACCGGCGGCACCGTGGTGAGCATGCTCTTGTCCAGGAATCCGCCGTCGACGAGTTGCTTGACGAAGGTGAGTGCCTTCCGGCCGGCGTCGCTGTCGAACGCCGCAGACTTGCCGTCCGGGCTGAACACCTCGCCGCCGGCCTGCCAGAGCAGCGGATAGAAGGTCTGGTTGAGGGTGTTCTTCACGTCCCCGGCGTAGGCGGTCATGTCGTAGCCCTTGGCCTTGAACGCCGGTGCCATCCCGAGCATGTCGTTCCAGGTCGCGGGGTACGTCGTCTGGCCGACGGCGTCGAAGACCTTCTTGTTGCAGATCGTCGTCACGGCGCTGGTCAGGACGGGTGCGCCCATCATCTTGCCGTCGATGGTGACGGAGGTGACGACGTTGTCGAGGTAGTCGCCGCGCGCGGCGTCGTCCAGGTACGCGTCGACCGGCTCGATGTTGCGGGCGTACTTGGGAAGCTGGTCGGGGATGAGGTAGACGACGTCGGGTCCCTTGTTGCCGGCGATCGCGGTGGCCAGGGCCTGGTCGCGGTTCGCCCACGGGAAGATCTCCGTCTTCACCTCGATGTCGGGGTGCTGCGCCTTGAAGGCGGCGACGGTCTCGTCCCAGAAGGCCCGGTGTTTCGCCTCGTCGGCGATGACCGGGTACATCCACATGGTGACGGTCTTCTTGTCCGAGTCCCCGGAGCCGGACCCTCCACAGGCGGTCGCCGCGAGCACGGCGGCGAGCGCCACCGCAACGGCTGACAGGCTCTTCCGAACACGCATCCCGCATCCTCCCAGGTGAGCTTGGTTCGAAGTAGGTTAACTTACGGTCCGGGCCGATACTAGATACACGAAGATCAAATATGGCGTCGTCAGGCTTTCCGCGACCGACCTCCTTATCGGACCGCGCCGTAACCGCCGTACGCCGGGTCCGGGTCGGACAGCGGCTCGTCCGTCCCGGGCCCGGCGCCCCCGTCGTGGCGGCTACCCGCCGATGCCGGACCGGGCCGCCGCCACCAGAATCGCGCCCATCTCCGCCGGGGTGAGCACCTTGGCCCCGACGAGCTGCCCGGTGACCGTGACGACGTGGACCAGGAAGGCGGCCCGACTGCCCCAGTTCGCCTCGTCCCGGATCAGGTCGTTGACCGTGCAGCCGTCGGCGCCGTACCGGTTGCGGACCCGGGAGTCGACGTCGCCGGTCAGCACCGTCGCCCGCAGGTCCGACTCGGGGCAGCCGTCCGCCTCCGGTACGTAGCGCAGCAGGTTCGAGCCGTACTGCACCGCCCCGTTGGCGGCCTTGACCCCGTTGCGGAACCACAGGTTGCCCTGCCCGTCCTGGGTGAGCCGGTACGTCTGCGCGTCGCGGACCACCGTGACCGCCTTGGAGAGCGGGTCGATCCGGAGCAGGTACCCGTCGAGCGAGGCGTAGACGTGCTCGTCGGCCGGGTTCACGAACAGTTCGTCGTGCGCCCCGGTGTAGCTCCCCGGCACGTCCCGACGATGCACGGTGGCGCCGGTCGCCGGATCGAGCACGAACAGTTCACCGTCGGCCAGGCCCCAGACCATGCCGTCCGGTCCGAGGGCGACCGAGCTGATCGCGAACGCGCCCGGCACCGGGGTGTACTCCGTGATCTTCTCGCCGGTCGCCAGGTCGGCAGTGAAGAGCTTCGCCTCGGTCGCCCTCGGCTCGGTGCCCCCGCCGGCACCGATCGTGCTGCCGGCCCAGAGCCGGTCACCGATCACCGCCAGAGCGATGACGGCCTGGTCGGGGATGATGTTCCGGTGGGTGGTCCGGATGCCGGTGGCGACGTCGTAGACGGTGAGCGCACCACCCCAGAGCCCGTAGTCCGGGGTACTGCCGACGTAGACCTTCGAGCCGGCCGAGGCGAACGCGATCGGGCGGTTCTGCCCGTCCGGCTGCATCCGGAACAGCTCACGCGGATTGGTGCTGAGCTGGTACGGCCGCGCCGGGTCGTACTCCAGCACCCCGCCGTACGGGTACACGCCCTGGTACATCAGCCCGTCGTGCCAGCCGAAGCCGTCGGTCTGGCCGACCCGCCCGACGTTGGTCGCCACTCCGGTCGCCGGATCGAGCACCGCCATGTTGCCGTTGATGTAGAGGTTCGTGTAGACCCGGCCGTCCGGGCCGGCGGTGATGTTGTTGATGTCCAGGGCCTGCGGCGGGAACGGCAACCGGTACCGCTCGTTCGCCCCGGTCGCCAGGTCGTACCAGAGCGCCTGACCCGAGTAGTTGCCGATCGTGGCGTACAGCCGGCCGGCCACGAAACCGAATCCGATCCCCGCCCCGCCGCCGGCCACCGGTGCACCGGCGCCGTCCGGGGCGGGACCGTAGGTGTCGGTCGGCAGGTCGTAGCGCCAGAGCCCGTTGCCGGAGGTGAAGTAGACCGACCGGCCGTCCGGGGCGAGCGGGGAGGTGCCGCGCGAGTTCATCGTGAACCCGTCGGCCAGGACCGCTCCGGAGTCGGGGTCGAGCACGAGGGCCTGCTGCTGGCTCCGCTTGACGAAGAGCTTGCCGCCGACCAGGTTGATGTCGTACGGATAACTGGCGTCGCCGCGCAGCGGCTCCGGCCAGATGTCCCGCTTCTCCCCCGTCGTCAGGTCGAGTCGGACGAGGTGGCCATGGCTCCCGATCGCCGCCCACAACACGTTCCGGTCGGCGTCGACGGCGGTGTCCACGACGTACTGCTCGCCGGGGTACATCGCGCCGTAGTCGCGGAACCCCTCCGTCGGGGAGTACGAGAAGACGTGCGCGTCCGGATAGGTGCCGCCGTAGATCCGGCCGTCCGTGCCGGGCCGGAGGCCGTACAGCAGGCCCTGCCCGGCGACCGGCGCGCCCAGGTCGGTGGTGACCCGGGTACGGGGGTCGTAGGAGTAGACGTGCGCGTTGGGGTAGCTGCCGGCGTACACGATCCCGTCGCTGGCCTGGGTGACGCCCCAGGCCCCCGAGGA
The nucleotide sequence above comes from Plantactinospora soyae. Encoded proteins:
- a CDS encoding hydroxyacid dehydrogenase, giving the protein MSQANAGQSDHGGPAAGAARTIAVAAPPALRSLFFPGTLWKELTSLGPLRLPPDRADLADPTVLATLLRDAAIVVTSWGCAPLSAPVLAAAPRLRLLAHTGASVRPYATPASFARRVRVTQAGDAMAYAVGEQALGLTLALLHRVHRFDHALRTGVEWATAKAAPPRRELRGSVVGVVGASRTGRAYVGLVRALGGHVVVCDPFLTGADADALGVRRVSLDELLAGSTVVSLHAPVLPGTTGMIGARELALMPDGGLLVNTARSALVAGDALLAALRSGRIDAALDVFDEEPLPVDHPLRRLPNVLLTPHEAAGTVGSRRRAGEIVLAELRRFLAGEPLRHEVLSQDLARLG
- a CDS encoding ABC transporter substrate-binding protein; its protein translation is MRVRKSLSAVAVALAAVLAATACGGSGSGDSDKKTVTMWMYPVIADEAKHRAFWDETVAAFKAQHPDIEVKTEIFPWANRDQALATAIAGNKGPDVVYLIPDQLPKYARNIEPVDAYLDDAARGDYLDNVVTSVTIDGKMMGAPVLTSAVTTICNKKVFDAVGQTTYPATWNDMLGMAPAFKAKGYDMTAYAGDVKNTLNQTFYPLLWQAGGEVFSPDGKSAAFDSDAGRKALTFVKQLVDGGFLDKSMLTTVPPVEQTRIAQNKVACVWHMEPQQVESFWGKENIKVLPPMTEARQIGYGTVGSLAMLRNAADKEAAGKWIAFVSAADVAKKYDTSSGFFAAKKSAGTLYAGDPVLGEQEKYVGMTTVGPLHEKARDVMGVLAPEIQAALLGKKSVDQALSDAAKAADPLLG
- a CDS encoding carbohydrate ABC transporter permease, yielding MEMVVLPGRRARRLRRPSAREAGTALLFILPCLALFVVFRFGPAIAGVVLGFTDYTIGGDTGWVGLENFRRLVDDPTFWSAVRVTVVFTLLSVPLSMLASLGMALLTRRAFRGAKIFRSIFFLPVVTSLVLAGVVFTWVFAEGGPWSSLMAGLGLPAGSWLADSVLVIPALVFVSVWSRFGYGMLILLARLQEIPAELEEAARTDGASAWQRFRYVTLPQLRPALFFVAIIETTVSFQVFDTVYVMTGGGPVRASYTLVYMLYDQGFRYFDLGYASAIGVALFVMTVVVALIQRLTLGREK
- a CDS encoding carbohydrate ABC transporter permease, which produces MTETLVPPAAAPTPPLPPEHRRRPYRPHRASRSWQLIRAVLLVIGAAITLFPFYAMVVLSFKPTGPVTFPDSLLPWPFSAEAYDAVFGAKSVLRWVWNTLVYSVVSVVGVLLLSSLAGYAFAKKRFPGKETMFWSFLAMLMVPYHVTMIPTFIIISELGGVDTYWGLILPTLANAQAVFLMRQFIASLPDSLFEAARLDGCSEWRVYVSIVLPLIKPILATLGVFVFLWHWNDFLWPLIVGQSTDMRTLTTGIASLQQENVPLNMLLAGSVIAFVPIFMAYLVGQRYFTEGVASSGIKG
- a CDS encoding PQQ-like beta-propeller repeat protein is translated as MSLSRRIVLPATVALAITAAVLPAGPVHAGPGTAAVAPTRVDPGTVTDFGVQQSALTVFETHYGTGAGDRPVAYAVQMGSPGVLSVTDPVTRELLDTAYLHESSGAWGVTQASDGIVYAGSYPNAHVYSYDPRTRVTTDLGAPVAGQGLLYGLRPGTDGRIYGGTYPDAHVFSYSPTEGFRDYGAMYPGEQYVVDTAVDADRNVLWAAIGSHGHLVRLDLTTGEKRDIWPEPLRGDASYPYDINLVGGKLFVKRSQQQALVLDPDSGAVLADGFTMNSRGTSPLAPDGRSVYFTSGNGLWRYDLPTDTYGPAPDGAGAPVAGGGAGIGFGFVAGRLYATIGNYSGQALWYDLATGANERYRLPFPPQALDINNITAGPDGRVYTNLYINGNMAVLDPATGVATNVGRVGQTDGFGWHDGLMYQGVYPYGGVLEYDPARPYQLSTNPRELFRMQPDGQNRPIAFASAGSKVYVGSTPDYGLWGGALTVYDVATGIRTTHRNIIPDQAVIALAVIGDRLWAGSTIGAGGGTEPRATEAKLFTADLATGEKITEYTPVPGAFAISSVALGPDGMVWGLADGELFVLDPATGATVHRRDVPGSYTGAHDELFVNPADEHVYASLDGYLLRIDPLSKAVTVVRDAQTYRLTQDGQGNLWFRNGVKAANGAVQYGSNLLRYVPEADGCPESDLRATVLTGDVDSRVRNRYGADGCTVNDLIRDEANWGSRAAFLVHVVTVTGQLVGAKVLTPAEMGAILVAAARSGIGG